Proteins from one Malaya genurostris strain Urasoe2022 chromosome 2, Malgen_1.1, whole genome shotgun sequence genomic window:
- the LOC131429166 gene encoding uncharacterized protein LOC131429166, with protein sequence MDFTWHKSIEASRSERSNLSYLSKIHFLTSSIWFGLAALCLASYTEKQEQSLKFIIGKCAEEQGIELSNEFTEHWKYTGDLFPEEEKSKKFALCTQRMINMWNADGTFNIQALIDFLADGHDVQALTEDVQKCNTDEGDTSEDRGYNFYKCFYAERNFEL encoded by the exons TCAATAGAAGCATCGCGCTCTGAAAGAAGCAATTTGAGCTACTTAAGCAAAATACACTTTCTTACAAGCTCAATTTGGTTTGGACTAGCAGCTTTATGTCTG GCTTCATATACAGAAAAACAAGAACAGTCACTAAAATTTATCATTGGAAAATGTGCTGAAGAACAGGGCATAGAGTTAAGCAATGAGTTTACGGAACATTGGAAATACACCGGCGACCTTTTCCCGGAAGAGGAGAAATCGAAA AAATTTGCCCTTTGTACCCAACGTATGATAAATATGTGGAATGCTGATGGTACGTTCAATATTCAAGCCTTGATCGACTTCTTGGCCGATGGTCACGACGTTCAGGCATTGACAGAGGACGTTCAAAAATGTAACACGGACGAAGGAGATACAAGCGAAGATAGAGGATACAACTTCTACAAGTGTTTCTACGCTGAAAGAAATTTTGAATTGTAA